From Gemmatimonadota bacterium:
GAGCAGCGCGCCCCGTCGCCCATGCTCGACGCCTTGCGCAACAGGCGCCTGTTCAAGCGCGCCTTCGAGTGCCCGGCCGCGGAGCTGGAGGAGGATGTGGGCGAGTGGATGGCCGCCGATCGGGCCCGCGCGGTCGAGGTGGAGAACGCGCTGGCGATGGAATGCGGGCTGGCGGCTGGGGAGCTCCTGCTCGATTACCCCGAGAAGACGCAGATGCTGGGGCTGGACATCCCGGTGGTACGCCGGACGGGCGAGGTGATGCAGCTGACGAGCGCGGGGCTCAAGGGGGCAATCCACCTCCCGCAGATGTCGCAGCAACTCTACCGATCGGCGCGGTGGCTGCGGGTCTTTGTGGCACGACCGGTCGAGCTCACCGCCGAGCGGGTGCTGGCCGTGGCGCGGGCGGGATGACTCCAGGCGGGAGACGCGACTACCGAGGCGCAGCGCGCGCGGGCGCCAGCGTGTCAGCGGCCGGCCGGCGACCGATGCCGTTCACAGATCTTCGCCGTGCCGCGATCGTCGGCCTCGCGCTGGTCGGTGCGCTCTTGGTTGCGACTCGCCCGGCGGCGGCCCAGGTCATACGCGGCATCGCGGTCGATTCGGTCACGCGCGACCCGCTCCCCGACCTCCTCGTCACCCTCGTCGACTCGGCGGCCAACTTCCTCGGGGCCGCGCGAACGTCCGAGCGCGGGCGCTTTGTCTTCACCGGTCGCGGAGGCGGCTTCTATGCGCTGGACCTGCGCGCGATCGGCTTCAAGCGCCTTACGTCGCCGTGGATTCCGCTCGCGGCGAACGACACGGTCGAGGTGACGCTGCGCGTCGTGCGAGTGCCGATCACGCTGTCACCAGTGGTGGTGCGCGCCGAGCGCGATGCGATTCTCGACCGCTCCTTCCTGGGGATGAACTTCAAGGCGATGGGAGCGAAGATCCTCGCGCCGTCGGAGATCGACGCCGTACGCGGCGGCGCCCGCGACTATGTGGATCTCGTGCAGTCGTTGAGCCCCGTGGGTTACCTCCCGCGCAGCATCGACGGGCGAACCAGCGCTCGCTGCATCGCGTGGATGCGTACGGGGGGCTGCATGCTCGTGTTCGTCGACGGCATGCGGATGCAGGATCCGCAGCAGGCACTCGACATGGCGCCTCCCGAACAGGTCAGTCACGTCGTCCTGATTCGCGCGAGTGAGGCCGGTGTCTTGTTCGGGACCGGATCATCGTCCGGGGTCCTGATGGTCTTCACGAAGGGCTTCGTGCGGGGCGCAGCGCGATAGGCCCCCCCTGCTCGCCTCGCCCCTACTGCGTCGGCGGCCCCGCCGGATGCTTGCTGCACGCGGGCGGTTGTTCAGCGGTCCACGCCATCGACGCGATGCGCCACGTCCCATTCGTCTGGACGAGCGTGAAGACGTCCACCCCGCAGTGCGACCACTTCCCGTCGAGATAGAAGTCGTACGGATACCAGACCATGGCGATCGGTCCCTGGATCTTCACCTCGGCGTTCCACCCCCGTTCGGCAAGCTTGGCCGTCGTCGGCGCGCTGCGCTGCTCGGCACGCGTGCGCACGCGATACACCGAGGCGCCGTCGCGCGTGACGGTCGGGAACATGACGGCCTCGGGGATCATGAGGTCCGTGAAGCCCACCATGTCGCTCTTGCTGATCAGGGCCAGCGCCGAATCGGCGACGGCGAGGACGCGGGCCCGCTCAGGCGACACCTGCGCATGTGCGGGGCGCCCGAGCGGGGCGACGATCAGGGAAGCTACGAGTGCAGCGCGCAGGAGGTGCATCGTCGTCGGGGCGGGGGGACACGGGCGGTGCGTGACCACCCGAATCTGGCACGAGGCCGCCCTCCCGTCTACGCCTTCTCGCGCCCCCGCGCCTCGGCCAGCTTGCGCGCAATCCCGCGGTAGAACGCCGCATGATCGCCCTGCCCCTGCTGGTCCATGCCTAACGCGCACGCTTCCAGCGCGTAGAGGATGTTCCCCAGGTACAGCGCCGAAATCGACGCGACCGATTCCGGCTCGCGCTCGTCCTCGCCCGGCGCCTGAACGTGTTCGTCCCCCGCGTCCGTCACGCGGTCCTACGCGCCGAACGCCGGCCCTTCCTGCGTGGGGGCGTCCGCGTTGGGGGAATCGATCTGGAGGACCTGCACCACGATCGCCGTGATGTTGTCCAACCCGCCGCGGTAGTTGGCCTCGGCAATCAGCGCGTCGACGACGCGCCCGGCCGAGGCCCGCGACAGAAGGAGCTGTTGCAGCCGGCGGTCGTCGACCATCCCGGTGAGCCCGTCGGAGGCGACGAGGAAGACGTCGCCCACCTTGAGTTCGCCGGAGTACGTGTCGGGCTCCACCACGTCGCTCGCCCCCACGCAGCGGGTGATCACGTTGCTGTAGGGGTGGTAGCGCGCCTGCTCGGGGGTGAGGAAGCCGGCGTCGACCTGCTCCTGCACGTAGGAGTGGTCCTTGGTGAGCTGGCGCAGGGCGCCGTCGCGCAGCAGGTACACGCGGGAGTCGCCCACCTGGCCGATGAGGTAGCGCGCCCCCGACATCACCAGGACCGACGCGGTCGTCCCCATCCCTTGCTTGTCGGACTCCTGGATCGTGCGATCGTAGATGGCCCGGTTGGCGATGCGCAGCGACTCGGCGACCCGCAGGCGCGCCGCTTCACCATACACGTCGTTCAACTCGTGCAGCTCACGCGAGACGATCTGCACCGCCATCTCACTGGCCACTTCGCCCGCGGCGTGCCCTCCCATGCCGTCAGCGACAATGAAGACGCCGCGCTCCCGGGTGGCATGCGCGAAGAACGCGTCTTCGTTTCCTGAGCGAATCATGCCCACATCGCTGCGGGCGGCAACGGTCAGCTCCACTAGCGACCCTGGAGGACGAGGTAGAGAAAGAAGGCGCCGAGCGCCACGAGTGCCAACCACAACCAGACAGGCGCCCCTTTCGGCGCGGGCGGAGCATCGTCCGTTTCCACGCCACGCGCAAGTTCCTTGAGCCGCTGCTCCGCGCGCTTGGGGTCCGGCCCACGCACCCCCACGATCACCCGCGTCTCCCCTGTGGCCCGCTGTCCCCCACCCATCGTGCGAAAGAGCATCTTCACGCCGCCGAACCGCACGTCTCCCCCGCTCGACACCTTCGCCTCGCCATACACGCGGCTCCCGGCGACGTAGGTGCCGTTCGTGGAATCCATGTCCACAATGTACCAGGCGTCCTCGCGTCGCTGGATCTTCGCGTGCGACTCGGAGACGCTCTCGTCACGGATGGCCACATCGTTGTGATCGCCCCGCCCGACGTGCGACAGCGGGGCGATCAACTCGAAGCGTTTCCCCTTCTCCGGCCCCTCGTTGAGGATCTCGAGCACCGCCAGCGTCCCCTTGCGGCGCGAGGCCGCGGACGACGCCTCGTGCAGTGCCGGGGCCCCACCCACGGGGGCGGCGTCCGACGCAGGGGTGCGCGGCGCGACCGGCCCCACTCCCGGCATCAGCGAGAGATCCGGGGTACGCGACGGCGATGGCGCGGACGGTGTCGCCGGCGGTGTGGGGGCGACGACCGGGCGCTTGATCGCCGGAATCGCCGCCGTCGCCTGCAGCGACGGGACGTCGAGGAGCGACCGTGGTGGGACCGGCGGCTCTGCGTCGGCGTAGAAGCGGAACTCGTCGTTGCCGATGCGCACCGTGTCGCCGCGCGCCAACCCCAAGGCCCCCTGCACGCGCGCCCCGTTGACCAGGACGCCGTTGGTGCTGGAGTCGACCAACTCGTAGCCCCCGGGCCCCGGCGTGATGCGCGCGTGCCGGCGCGACACGTTGGCGGCGGCCACGACGACGTCGCACCCTGCATCACGCCCGAGCGTCAGCCCCTCCGGCGGGACGGCGTACTCGCGACCATCGGTGAGCGAGACGAGGCGTCCGCGGGAGCGCGCCTCACCAATCCCCGCACTCGGCGTCGCCACGCGCACATCGCCCTGCGTGGGGACCTCCAGCGTCACTCCCCCCTGCTGCTCGTCCGCGAAGCGCAGCTCGCAGCCGTCGATCGCCACGCGATCGCCGTGCAGCAGCGGGGCGGGCTCGCGTCCCACGGGGACGCCGTTCACGAAGACGCCGGCATCGCCCTGCACCACACGCAGCGATGCCGCGCCATCCGGGGCTATCACCACGGCCACGAGCGCGGCATCAGCGACATCGCCGGGTTCAGCACCGGGAGGGACGCACACATCGGCCCCGACTCCCCTCCCCACGCGCGTCTCGCCCTGAGCGAGCGGAAAGTGCGCGTCTTGGTGCTGGAGATAGGGCATGCGTTCGGTTGAAATCGGGAACGACGACGGGACGTGACAACACGATCCTGCAGGGGACATGCCCGGGCCAAGGGGCGGAAACTACCCCGCGCACCGCTGGGGCCGCAAGCTCAGGCGCCACTTGGTCATGCGCCCCTCACGACACCGGTCTGAAGACGTGTCAGCCGCTCATACAATCCCCCCATCTCCTGCAACTCGCGGTGCGTCCCGCGCTCGCGCACTTCGCCATGGTGCATGACCAGAATCTCGTCCGCATCGCGAATGGTGCTGAGGCGGTGCGCGATGGCGATCGTCGTGCGCCCGCGCATCAGTTCAGCCAACGCTCGCTGGATCTCCCCCTCGATCTCGCTGTCCACGGCACTGGTCGCTTCGTCGAGGACAAGGACGGCGGGATCGGCCGCGATCGCGCGCGCGAACGACAGGAGCTGTCGCTCCCCCACACTCACCGAACTCCCGCGCTCGCCGAGCGCGTAGCCGTACCCCCCGGGGAGTCGCTGCACCAGCCGATCGGCCCCCACGCGTGTCGCCGCGTCGCGCACCTGCGCATCGGTGAGCGGCGTCGACAGCCGGATGTTGGAGGCGATGTCGCCCGCGAACAGGAAAATGTCCTGCTGCACGTAGCCGATCAGGCGCCGCACGTCGGCCACGGGGAGCTCGCGCTGGTCGATCCCGTTGATCAGGATCTCGCCGCGCTGCGGCTGATAGAAGCCGAGCAGGAGGTTGATGATCGTCGTCTTTCCCGCCCCCGTGTGCCCGACGATGGCGAGAGTGCGCCCGGGACGTGCGACGAAGTTGACGTCCCGCAGCACCCACTCCGGCGGGCGATCGGCGGTGTCGCCAGCGGCGGCGTGCGGCGCGGCGTAGGCGAACCAGACGTGGCGGAACTCGATCGAGACGGGGGATCGAAGACGGGGATCGGACTGAGCCGCGCCGTCGCCGGGCGTTGTGCTGGCGCGGGATGAGTCGGTCGACTGCGCCGGCAGTGCCCGCCCGGTGGCCGACGCGCCAAGCGCGCCGGCATTCGCGTCTCCCGTCGCTCGTCGCACGTCCGGTTCTTCGTCCAGGAGCGCGAAGATCCGCTCGCTCGCCGCCATCGCCTGCTGCAGCGTGTTGTACTTGTCGGAGAGGTCCTGCAGCGGCTCGAAGAAGCGCCGGACGAGTTGCAGGAAGGCAGCCACCGTCCCGACCGAGAGCGTCGCCAGGTCGACGCGCGCGGCGCCCGCGACGAGGATGGCGGCGATCGCTATCGTCGTCAGGAGCTCGATGATCGGGAAGTACAGCGCATAGATCGTGATCGACGTGAGGTGCGCATCGAGATGGTCCTTGTTGAGCGCGTCGAAACGCCTCGCCTCGTCGCCCTCACGTCCGAACAGCTGCACCACGCGCACCCCCGAGAGCCGTTCCTGCAGGAAGGCGTTGATGCGCGCGAGCCGGGTGCGAATCGCGCGATACGCCTCGCGCACGCGCACCCGAAAGACGTTCGACGCGATCACGACCAGCGGGATGACGGCGAAGGCGGCGAGGGCGAGCCGCCAGTCGACCACGAGCATCAGGATGCTGATGGCCAGGAGCGTGAAGACGTCGCCGAGTCCGGCGACGACCCCGGAGGTGAACAGCTCGTTCAGCGACTCCACGTCGGAGGTCACGCGGGTGACGAGACGCCCGACGGGGTTGCGGTCGAAGTAGGCGACGGGGAGTCGCTGGAGGTGGGCGAAGAGCTGCGTGCGGAGGTCGTGCATGACGCGCTGGCCCAGGCGCGCGGTCAGGACGGTTTCGCCGTACGTGCAGCCGAACTGCGCGAGCAGGGTGCCGCCGAAGAGGAGGGCGGCGTGGAGGATCGCGGTGGCGTCGCCTGCGGGGATGGCGACATCGATCACCCGTCGCGTGAGCAGGGGGCCCACCAGCTGCAACGCGCCGTCGATCACCAGCAGGGCGAGCGACGAGGCGATGAGGGCGCGGTACGGCCAGGCGTAGCGCAGGAGCCGCCGGGCGAGGCGCGCGTCGTACGCCTTGCCGAGGACGTCTTCCTCGCTCGAGTCTGGGGGGGTGGGCGGCATCTCCCGCGAACGGTAGCCGGAGCGACCGACGCCCGGCAGCGGGGGGCGGCGATTAGCTTTTCCCCCTGTGAAGGACGCGATTCTCGTCCGGGGCGCCCGGCAGCACAACCTCAAGGGGATCGACGTGGCCATCCCGCGCCGCGCGATCACCGTCGTCACCGGCCCGTCGGGTTCGGGCAAGTCGTCGCTCGCCTTCGACACGATCTACGCCGAGGGGCAGCGGCGCTACGTGGAGTCGCTGTCGTCATATGCGCGGCAGTTCCTCGAGCGCATGGAGAAGCCCGACGTCGACTCGATCGAGGGGATCTCCCCAGCGGTGGCGATCGAGCAGAAGAACCCGACCAAGTCGTCGCGCTCGACCGTGGGGACGGCGACGGAGATCTACGACTACCTGCGCCTGCTCTGGGCGCGCGTGGGGCACACGTACTGTCCGCTGTGCGGGCGCGAGATGACCCCCGACACGGTGGAGTCGGTCACGGACCGCCTGCTCGCGCTCCCCGAAGGGTCGCGCATGCAGGTGGGCTTTCCGTTGCGCCTGTCGTCGAAGGTGACGCACACCGTGGTGGTCGAGAACCTGCGCGCGCAGGGCTTCCTGCGCGTGGTGGCCGACGGCCGCACGCTGCACGTCGACGATTTCGCGGCGGAGAAGCTGGACCTGACCAAGGTCGGCGAGCTGGTGGTGGTGGTCGACCGTCTTTCGGCGACAGCGGAGCTGCGGGGGCGCATTGCCGAAGCGGTGTCCACGGCGTTTCGCGAGGGGGAGGGCGACTGTGCGGTCGTGTTGCAGGAAGACGAGAAGACGAGAAGACGAGAAGACGAGAAAGGGCCGAGCAGCGCGTTGTCCCGTCTTCCCGTCTTCCCGTCTTCCCGTCTTCTGCGTTTCACCGAACGTTTCGAGTGCCCGAACGATGGCACGCGCGCCCCGGCCCCGTCGCCGCAGCTCTTCAGCTTCAACAATCCGCGCGGCGCCTGTTCCACGTGCAACGGCTTTGGTGCCGTGCTCGAGTATGACGAGTCGTTGATCGTGCCTAACGTCGAGCGGTCGGTGCGCGACGGGGCCATCGATCCGTGGACCAAGCCCCGGTACGAGAACAAGCGCCGGGCGCTGGCCGAGTACTGCAAGAAGGAGGGGATCGACACGAGCGTCCCGTGGCTCGCGCTCGCCGCCGATGTGCGCCACCGCCTCCTGCATCACAGCGGGCGCGGCTACAAGGGGATCTTCCCCTTCCTGGTCGACCTCGAGGAGAAGCGTTACAAGCAGTACATCCGCGTCTTCCTGCGGCAGTACCAGTCGGCCAAGGAGTGCGGCACCTGCCGCGGGACCAAGCTGCAGACCGACGCGCTCAACGTGCGCGTGGCCGGCCTCACGATCGCCGACGTGTCGGCGTTGTCCATCGACCAGCTGCGCGCCTGGCTCGACGGACTCGCCCTGTCGCCGTTCGAACAGGAGGTGGCGGACCACATCCTGCGCGAGGCGCGCGACCGCGTGCGCTTTCTCTGCGACGTGGGGCTCACGTACCTCTCGCTGCACCGGGCCACGCGCACGCTCTCCGGCGGCGAGGCGCAACGCATCTCGCTCTCCAACGCGTTAGGCTCGTCGCTGGTCGACACGTTGTACGTGCTCGACGAGCCGTCGATCGGGCTGCACTCGCGCGACCTGGATCGACTCCTCGCCCTGCTCGCGCGCCTGCGCGACCGCGGCAACACGGTGCTGATCGTCGAGCACGACCTCGCGGCGATCCGCGCCGCCGATCACATGATCGAGCTCGGGCCGGCGTCGGGCGAACAGGGGGGACACGTCGTCTTCGACGGGCCGGTGTCCGAGGCGGCCGATTCACCGCTCACCGGGCAGTACCTCACCGGGGCGCGCACGATCCCCCTCCCCGACCAGCGGCGGCGTACCGGGCCACGGTGGCTCACCCTCACCGGCGCCCGCGAGCACAACTTGCGCGGCGTCGACGTGAAGATCCCGTTAGGCACGCTCACCGCCGTCACCGGCGTCTCGGGCTCGGGCAAGAGCACCCTCATCCACGACGTGCTGTATCGCGCCCTCGAGTTCCGCCTCACCGGCGAACACAGCGCCAAGCAGCACCTCGGGGAGAAGGTCGGCGCCTACGACACGCTCACCGGCTACGAGTCGCTGGACGCCGTCGTCCTCATCGACCAGGAGCCGATCGGGCGTTCGCCGCGCTCCAACCCGGTGACGTACATCAAGGCCTACGACGAGATCCGCCGCATCTTCTCGCAGATCCCGCTCGCCAGGCAGCGCAAGTACACCGCCTCGACCTTCTCCTTCAACGTGAAGGGGGGACGCTGCGAGAAGTGCGAAGGCGCCGGCTACCTCGAGGTGGAAATGGTCTTCATGGCCGACGTCTTCGTCCCCTGCGACGAATGTGCCGGCCGCCGCTTCAAGGCCGAGGTCCTCGAGGTCACGCTCTTCGGGAAGAGCATCCACGACGTCTTGCAGCTCACGGTGGACCAGGCGATCCGCTTCTTCCCCTATGAGGAGAAGCTGGGCCAGGCCCTCTGGCAGCTGCAACAGGTGGGGCTCGGCTACCTGCGCCTCGGCCAGCCGGCGACCACGCTGTCGGGCGGCGAGGCCCAGCGCGTGAAGATCGCGCGCGAACTCACCCTCTCCGCCAAGGCCGCCGGGCGCAAGCTGTACCTCATGGACGAGCCAACGACCGGGTTGCACCTGGAAGACGTGCGCAAGCTGGCCGAGGTGCTCGACCGGCTCGTGGAGGCGGGGCACACCGTACTGCTGATCGAGCACAACCTCGACGTCATCAAGCTCGCCGACTGGATCATCGACGTCGGCCCCGAGGGGGGCGACGGCGGCGGGACGATCGTGGCGATGGGGACCCCCGAGGAGGTCGCGGCCACCCCCGCCTCGCACACCGGACGCTTCCTGCAGGAGGTCCTGGGGGCGGATACGCGGGCGCAGGTGAACCCATCATCCAGGCGCGGCGCGGCGGCGCGGCGATAGTTTGGCAAGCGAAGGGACCGCGCGGCGCCTCAGCGAGGTGATTCAGCGGGGCGTTTCGGCAAGGCGATCCCTCGCGTGTACAGCGATCGCTCGGCAGCACCGCACGCGCCGTCCACCCCTCACACTAGCCGAGCCGCGAGCGCTGGATGCGCCGCACCACCGCCGCCGACCAGCTGCGCGGCATGTAGCGGCCCAGCATCGACGCCACACGATTGCGAAAGCCGGCGTACACGATCCGCTTCCCGGCGCGCGTCCCGCGATACGCCAGCTCCGCCACCGCGCGCGACGACATCGGCGGCGCCCCCCCCGCGCGAGCCCCGGACACCACGCCCGAGACGCGCTGGAATCCCGTGTTCGTCGGACCGGGGCAGACCGCCGTCACCGTGACCCCGCTCCCGATGGACTCGTTGTGCAGCGCCTCGCTGAACGAGACCACGTACGCCTTGCTGGCGTAGTAGACCGCCGACAACGGCCCCGGCTGAAAGCCCGCGACCGACGCCATCTGCATGATGTGTCCCCGCCCGTTCCGGCGCAGCCACGGCAGCACGCGAAAGGTGAGGTAGGTGAGCGCCGTGACGTTCACGTCGAGTTGCACCTGCTCGCGCTCCCACGCGATCTCGTGGAACCATCCCACCGCCCCGAGCCCCGCGTTGTTCACCAGCGCGACCACCCGCGACTCGTGCCCCGCGCACGCGGCCACGACGGCGTCGCACCCGGCGCGCGACGCGAGGTCGGCGGCGACCACCGTGGCCGTGATGCCATGACGTTGTTCGAGCTCCGCGGCCAGCGCACGCAGCGCTGCGTCGCGGCGCGCCACGAGCAGAACGTCGTGCCCATCCGAGGCATAGAGATCGGCGAGATCTCGACCGATCCCTTCACTGGCACCGGTGATGATGGCGAGAGGACGCATGAGAAGATCTGAAGGCGGAACGCACGCCCCCGCGAACGCTGGGGTCGGCACGCACGCCCCGGCGAACGCTGGGGGCAGGGCGAGGCGTGGGTAGCAACGTGGGGGCGTGATGCGTGTGGGGGAAGCGGGCCCGGCGTCGGGGCTTTCGGCGATGACGCTCCCGCACGCCGCGGCTAGCTTCCCTTCCGACTCGCACAGCCTGAGGTCGTGATGTCTCGTCTTGCCGTCGCCGTCGCCCCGTTCGTCGCAACCCTCCTGGTCGCCTGTACGCCCGGTGCGCGCGGAACGGTGGGGGCCCCCCCGCCACCAGCGAACGACACACCACACCTCACCGTCCTCCACTTCAACGACATCTACGAGATCACCCCAGTGGAGGGGGGGCGCTCCGGAGGACTCGCGCGCGTCGCCGCCCTGCGCCAGCGCCTCGCCGACTCCGTGGGCCCCGTCCTCACCACGCTGGGCGGCGACCTCTACTCGCCGTCGGCGCTCGGCACCGCCCGCGTGAACGGGGAACGGCTGGCCGGGAAGCAGATGGTCGCGGTGCTCAACGCCACGGGGCTCGACTGGACCACGTTAGGCAACCACGAGTTCGACATCGGCGAGAACGCCTTTCGTGCGCGCGTCGCCGAGTCCCGCTTCAAGTACGTCGCCTCCAACGTGACCGACAGCGCCGGGCGGCCATTCCCGGGGATCCTCCCGCATGCGATCGTCTCCGTTGCGTCTGGCGGTCGGACGCTGCGCGTGGGGCTGGTGGGCGTCGTCATCCCGTCCAACCCCCAGCCGTGGGTGCGCTACACCGACCCCCTGGCCTCGCTGCGGCAGCACGCCGCGATGATCCGGGATTCGGTCGACATCCTCATCGGGCTCACCCACCTGAGCGTGGCGCAGGACCAGCGCGTCGCGGAAGAGATCCCGTCGATCGACGTGATCCTCGGCGGCCACGAGCACGAGAACTACCTCCTGCAACGCGGCCCCAACTTCACCCCCATCATCAAGGGCGACGCGAACGTGCGGACCGTCGCCGTGGTGCGGATCGAGCCCGCCGCGCGCGGCACACGTCCCCGCATCACCAGCACGCTCATCCCCATCACCGACGCCATGCGCCCCGACAGCGCTGTCAACGTCGAGGTGCAGCGATGGATTGACGCCGCTTTCGCCGGCTACCGGAGCCAGGGGTTCGCCCCAGAACAGCTCGTCGCCACACTACGCGCCCCGCTCGATGGGCGCGAGACGGTCGTGCGCACGCGCAGCGGCGCGCTGAGCGACGCGATCCTCGCCGGGATGCGCGCCGAGGCCAGCGACGCCGAGGTGGCCATCTTCAACGGCGGGTCGATTCGGATCGATGACGTCGTCCCGCCGGGGCCGCTCACCCAGTACGACGTCATCCGCATTCTCCCGTTTGGGGGGAACACGGTGCGCGCCGACTTCACCGGACGGCTCCTGCGCCAGGTGCTCACCATCGGGCGCCAGAGCGCCGGGAGCGGCGGTTTCCTGCACGCGTCGGGGGCCGCCTTCGACTCGAGCGGTGTCCTCATGGTTGGCGGCAGCCCCGTGCGCGACGACATCTGGTACCGCATCATCATCAGCGACTTCCTGCTCACCGGAAACGAGACGGCGCTCCCGTTCCTCACACGCACCAATCCCGAGGTGCGGATCGTGCGCGAGTTGCGTGACATCCGGCAGTCTCTCATCGACCAGTTGAAGCGGATGTAGACGCGGCGGGGGGCGCTTTCCGGCCCCTCGATGGCCGGTTGCCCGGCGCCGACGTTCGCCGTAACCGCAGCACTGGGAAGGATTTGCCTCGCCCTTTACGGAGTGGGCGTGGCGGGTTGACCCGGCTTGGGGGCCCGTCTACTTTTCGCCGCCTGATCCCGAGTAGCTCAGTTGGTAGAGCGGGTGACTGTTAATCACCATGTCGGGGGTTCGAGTCCCTCCTCGGGAGCTGGATCAGTCCACGCAAGGCCCGTCGCGCGAGCGGCGGGCTTTGTCGTATCCGGAGTCCGCCGGCGATGGCGGCGCGGACGATCGAGCTGCGACGGCGATCGACTCCGGCGTCGGGGGAGGCGCAAGCGAGCGCCGCAGTGAAGCCTGCGACACGTCGCGGCGTACCAAACAGGGCGCCAAGCGGGAAGTCGCCTAACGGTCGCCCGGGGACGCACTCCGGCGGGACAGGGCTGGCGCCTGCCGTTCGAGCGAGGGAAGTTCTCCGCTCCTCCACGCCACCCGCCGTGACGCTCCCGACGCTCACCCCTGCGCCCCTGCTCTCGACACGCCTCGAGCTCCTCTCGGGCGAGGGAGCCCTCGACGTCTTCCGACGGGCGCAGGCGCTCGAGCGAACCGGACGGCACGTCATTCACCTCGAACTGGGTGCCCCCGACGTCCCGGCCCCGGCGCACGTCG
This genomic window contains:
- a CDS encoding bifunctional metallophosphatase/5'-nucleotidase; amino-acid sequence: MSRLAVAVAPFVATLLVACTPGARGTVGAPPPPANDTPHLTVLHFNDIYEITPVEGGRSGGLARVAALRQRLADSVGPVLTTLGGDLYSPSALGTARVNGERLAGKQMVAVLNATGLDWTTLGNHEFDIGENAFRARVAESRFKYVASNVTDSAGRPFPGILPHAIVSVASGGRTLRVGLVGVVIPSNPQPWVRYTDPLASLRQHAAMIRDSVDILIGLTHLSVAQDQRVAEEIPSIDVILGGHEHENYLLQRGPNFTPIIKGDANVRTVAVVRIEPAARGTRPRITSTLIPITDAMRPDSAVNVEVQRWIDAAFAGYRSQGFAPEQLVATLRAPLDGRETVVRTRSGALSDAILAGMRAEASDAEVAIFNGGSIRIDDVVPPGPLTQYDVIRILPFGGNTVRADFTGRLLRQVLTIGRQSAGSGGFLHASGAAFDSSGVLMVGGSPVRDDIWYRIIISDFLLTGNETALPFLTRTNPEVRIVRELRDIRQSLIDQLKRM